Below is a window of Quercus robur chromosome 6, dhQueRobu3.1, whole genome shotgun sequence DNA.
gttgggATTTCTCCTTTGGATAGGGCTTTTAACAATCAATGTTGAGAGCAATTAGATTCTCTTATTGCTAGGACATTTTATTCTACTGGTTTACCCTTTCACTTTGCTAAGAACCCGTATTGGATTGAGATGATCAAGTTTGCAGCTAATAATAATTTAGTGGGCTATATTCCTCTAGGTTACAATAAATTAAGAACAACTCTGTTGCAAAAAGAAAGGGCACATATTGAGAAGTTGTTGAGGTCAATTAAAGACACTTGGAAAGAAAAGTGTTTAAGCATTGTAAGTGATAGGTGGACAGATGTACAAAAAAGGCCACTTATCAATTTTATGGCTACATCACAGAAAGGGCCAATTTTTATCAAATCCATTGATGGTACCAAAGAGTACAAAGACAAGCACTTCATTGCTGACTTGTTTCTAAAGGTCATTGGTGAGGTTGGGCATCAACATGTTGTCcaaattattattgataatGCATCTATTATGAAGGCTGCAGGATCTATTGTTGAAGCTGAATATCCTCATATATTTTGGTCACCTTGTGTTGTGCATACTCTCAATTTGGCTTTGAAGAATATATGTACACCTAAGTACTCTTTGCAGAATGAGGTTGCATATAATGAATGTAACTGGATTGCACAAGTTTCAGATGAGGCAactttcattcatattttcaTCACAAATCATTCTATGAAATTAGcaatttttaattcatattcCCCTTTGAAGTTACTTGCTGTTGCTAAAACACGATTTGCTTCAATAATCATCATGCTTAAAAGATTgtttcaagtaaaacaaaatcttCGAAATATGGTCGTTAGTAAGGAATGGATGTCATATAGAGAAGATGATGTAGGAAAAGCTCAAACTGTGAGGGATTATGTTTTGAATGATTTGTGATGGGACAAGGTTGCATATATTTTGAGATTCATAGAACCTATTTATGAGATGCTTTGAGTGGCTGACATAGATGTACCTATTCTCCATAAGGTGTATGAaatgtgggattccatgatAGAAAATGTGAAGAAAGAAATATACCAACATGAAGGCAAGGAAGACTATGAGGAGTCTCCATTCTATGATGTGGTATATAATATACTCATTGAATGGTGGACTAAAAATTGCACACCACTTCATTGCCTAGCCCACTCCTTGAATCTGAAGTAATTTTTCTATCTCTTTAATCTTTTCGTTTATATTCTTTAGGCATTtccaaacaaataaactaaactCATTAGTTGTActtatttatttgcttttaacTAGGTATTATACTAGTAAATGGATTGAGGAAGTCAGAGGTCATGTTGCGCCACATAAGGATGCTAAAATTTCAGTGGAGAGAAACAAGTGCCTCAAAAGGATCTTTCCTGATCCTGATGATAGGCAGAATGTTAATGTGGAGTTTGGTTTGTTTTCAGCATTTAAGACTTATGATGAGGATAACATGGAGGATAGGTGGAACTACGATCCAATGCTTTGGTGGTCAACTTATGGGTCTACTTTACCACTACTTCAAACTTTAGCTCTAAAGCTTCTTGAACAACCTTGCTCATCATCATGTGCTGAGAGGAATTGGAGTACATATGGCTTCATCCATTGTATGAGGAGGAATAGAATTACTCCTAAACGTGCTGAAGATTTAGTGTTTGTTCATTCTAATCTTCGACTTCTTTCAAGGAGGAGGCCCGAGTACACTACAAGAGAATCTAAGAAGTGGGACATTGGTGGAGATAATTGGGACGAACCATTTGGAGGACCTGGGTTGCTTGAGATTGCTTATCTCACACTAGATGAGCCAGATATGGAGACAAGTATTGTTGAGAATAATGACTATGTTGATGACGATGATGTTGTTGACGATGATGTTGTTGTTCTGTGATAATCTTgaaagtttaaaacttgttatccttttatgtttttagtttgatgttgaacttgttatccttttatggtttgtactctaaacattttatgtgtattattgtactactttgggtgttagtttacttatttataattcttacataatttgaattctagacataaatgtattttatgtctaaaaatattaaaaaatgtgcctaaatataaaatttaattaattatttaaccgccGTGTCGCCGCCGTGTCACCACCGTGTcatgtccttatttttcaaaaattgtcgtATCCCCGTGTCTGTGTTCGTGTCCATGCAACTTAGATCTAGAATGGTTGGAGTTGCAATCATCTTCCCCTGATGTGAACAAAAAACTCAAAGATACACGAGTGGAGCTCAATTGTTGGCTtgagaaataaaatgaaatgtggAAGCAAAGGTCTCGGTTGAACTGGTTTTAAGATGGGGACCGAAACACACGGTTTTTTCATGCCAAAGCTTCTACTCgttttcaaaagaatttgattaAAGAGGTGTTTGACTGTAACGAAGTTTGGCAGGAAGATTGAAAGGAAATAGAGAGGGTGTTTGTGGACTATTATACCAATTTATTCACTTCCTCAAATCCCTCAAATTTTAAGGATATTGTGAATGCCATTCAACCCAAGGTCACGGATGCTATGAATGGTAGATTGATTAAGGAGTTCCAAGCCAAGGAGGTGCACAGAGCATTCAAGCATATGTACTCACTAAAAGCCCTGGGCCTCGATGGTATGCCTTCCCTTTTCTTTCAACATTTTTGGTCTATGGTGGGTAATACAGTCACTAAAACAGTACTAGATTTCTTGAATTTTGGTATTTCCCCTCCAAAGTTTAATGAAACCCACATTGTTATGATTCCTAAAACAACAAATCCTACTAGAGTGACTGAGTTTAGACCAATTAATTTATGTAATGTGATTTATAAATTGGCATCTAAAACTTTGACAAATAGGCTTAAGAAATTTATGCCTTCTATCATTAGTGAGTCTCAAAGTGCTTTTGTGAATGAGAGGTTAATCACTGACAATGTTTTAGTTGCCTTTGAAATAGTGCATCACATTAATCAAAGAAAATGGGGAATGAAATGAGAGATGGCGTTGAAACTTGACATGAGTAAGCCGTACTATAGGGTGGAGTGGACATGTTTGAAAAAATTATGGAGAAGTTGGGTTTTCATCCAAGATGGAGAGGCTTAATGATGCAGTGTTTTTCATTAGTCACTTATGCCATCAGAATCAAAGGCAAGCCGAGTGAACCTTTTACCCCTTCGCGAGGCCTCCGTTAAGGTGACCCTCTTTCTCCCTACTTATTCTTGCTGTGTGCTGAAAGCTTGTCAGCCTTGCTTAAAAATGTGGTGTCTGAGGGAAAGATAGAGGGTGTTTCTATTTGTCGGGGTGGACCTAGTATCTCTCacttattttttgcaaatgatagTATTTTCTTTTGCAAAACTACCACTGAGGAGTGTGATGCTCTACAACAAGTTTTGAACACCTATGAACAAGCATTGGGTTTGCAACTCAACCGAGCAAAAACCTcgctcctttttatttttattttttatttttttctcaatcttAACACATTTGAAAGCATTCAAGAAGGGATTAAATCCCAATTTGGGGCTCAGGTGATTAAACAACATGAGAAGTATTTGGGTTTCCCATTGCTGGTTCGAAGAAATAAGAAGAACACATTCagagaaataaaggaaaagttGGCAAAAAAGTTAGCTGGGTGGAAGGAGAGGCTTTTGTCTAAGGCCGGAAAGGAAATACTGATAAAAGTTGTTGCACAGGACATTCCTACTTATTCAATGAGTTGCTTCAAAATACCCGACTTTCTATGTGATGAGATGGCTAGCTTAATtaggaatttttggtggggacaatGTATAGAGGAGCATAAAATGGCTTGGATTAGCTGGGATAAGTTGTGTGCCCCTAAATCATGTGGGGGTATAGGGTTTAAACAACTAAAACAGTTTAATTTGGCGTTATTGCCGAAACAAGGCTGGAGGTTGCAGTTGGGTCGTGGATTCTCTAGTGTACAGAGTTTTCAAGGCTAGATACTTTCCTAATTGTGACTTTGTTCAAGCCGGGATAGGGACTAATCCTTCCTTTGCTTGGAGGAGTATTATGGCTGCCCAAGATGTAGTAAAAAATGGTATTAGATGACAGGTGGGTAATGGGTGTAGTATTCAGATTTGGAAAGATAAGTGGCTGCCTACTTTGCCCTCACACAGAGTTGTTTCCCTACCCTCTACCCTACCACCTGATGCCACAGTAGCCTCTCTGATTGATGCTGAAGAAGGAGTATGGAAGAAGGAGGTTGTCCAAAGCCTTTTTCTTCCTTATGAAACCGAGGTGATACAAGGAATAGCATTGAGCTCTAATTTGCTAGAGGATAGACAGGTTTGGGCCATAACAGCAAATGGACATTTCAGTGTGAAAAATGCTTACAAGTTAGCTGTAGAGATGAACTTAGGGGTTGCTTATGGGGCAGTTTCTGATGATAgtaatttcaaaaagttttggaagtATATTTGGAAGGTAAATGTTCCCCATAAAGTCTGCCATTTTACATGGAGAGCATGTAAGAACATTCTACCTACTAAAGATAATTTAGTGAAAAGGAAGGTCTTATCTGATGGCTGCTGTGACGAGTGTAAAGCTGAGGTGGAATCATCGGGTCATTTGTTTGGGCTTGCCCAAACACTTAACACATTTGGGCATTGGCAAATTTGACACCTTTGAATCTGAATCTCCATTTCAATTCTTTCCTAGACTTACTGTGGTATGTAGTCATGATAGCTAAATGGGAACAAGACATGATAGAGAAGATCATCATGATTTCATGGATGCT
It encodes the following:
- the LOC126690353 gene encoding uncharacterized protein LOC126690353, which encodes MVLDDRVVSLPSTLPPDATVASLIDAEEGVWKKEVVQSLFLPYETEVIQGIALSSNLLEDRQVWAITANGHFSVKNAYKLAVEMNLGVAYGAVSDDSNFKKFWKYIWKVNVPHKVCHFTWRACKNILPTKDNLVKRKVLSDGCCDECKAEVESSDLLWYVVMIAKWEQDMIEKIIMISWMLWTNRNEVRNGGVKKSGKAVIHGALNYLGEYQSSQAVKIMQTTKCPTSWTPPSPTSYKINVDGAIFVANKSVGVGILIRDEYGRLVGAGSKKLRLRLVQCKSNFECKMNARES
- the LOC126690352 gene encoding uncharacterized protein LOC126690352; its protein translation is MNTENESEKSSAETAAAPLWKYVTRLEKASVGGENVSFKCNYYEKTFKGSYSRVKSHLLKLPKFGIQACAKVGDEYQNEMQKLEDVFEESSRKLKKPKLVSLPTDSPTSHNLGSRESSTATNSLIARTFYSTGLPFHFAKNPYWIEMIKFAANNNLVGYIPLGYNKLRTTLLQKERAHIEKLLRSIKDTWKEKCLSIVSDRWTDVQKRPLINFMATSQKGPIFIKSIDGTKEYKDKHFIADLFLKVIGEVGHQHVVQIIIDNASIMKAAGSIVEAEYPHIFWSPCVVHTLNLALKNICTPKYSLQNEVAYNECNWIAQVSDEATFIHIFITNHSMKLAIFNSYSPLKLLAVAKTRFASIIIMLKRLFQVKQNLRNMVVSKEWMSYREDDVGKAQTVRDYVLNDL